Proteins encoded by one window of Synechococcus sp. MVIR-18-1:
- a CDS encoding dienelactone hydrolase family protein: MKLRSNLSKHLTLSLLALFATLLNPRGIPEALADQTSYTGTGPFSVSVSIVEGQGLLFKPSDSDESRKNWPGVVFAHGICGPAEKYSSSLSRLASWGFMVIANQKQGDCGVMNVNHPLATLGNFFQLRLKFHNAADFSLMADDIRSNLNYLIGRFDVDSDRIALMGHSMGGGMVIDVASELGKQQSNIVKAVVAIAPWNGVHPTPSSIVNDSNAPILIFCSMTDALCPCSGEVQLSDTQGIFTKKLSPIIPLLFGPQSNPTWNGGSMAILKNSKDLILMNVSQVSHLSIAGIDHGDKMQSFAEWARSEYGLNFNRPSRSYSDIPTMEYSVAFLNQFLNLDVKKGQSTLEQSSSDSRILKVLRSN; the protein is encoded by the coding sequence ATGAAGCTTCGATCAAATCTGTCAAAGCATCTGACTCTAAGCCTATTAGCTTTATTTGCAACTTTATTGAATCCTAGGGGTATCCCCGAAGCCTTAGCGGATCAGACTAGCTACACTGGGACTGGTCCTTTTTCTGTTTCAGTTTCAATAGTCGAAGGGCAGGGTTTGTTATTTAAACCATCAGATTCTGATGAGAGTAGAAAGAATTGGCCTGGAGTGGTATTTGCTCACGGAATATGTGGACCGGCGGAAAAATATTCATCCTCGTTATCTCGTTTAGCGAGTTGGGGATTTATGGTGATCGCAAATCAAAAGCAAGGGGATTGCGGGGTAATGAATGTAAATCATCCATTAGCCACACTAGGAAATTTCTTCCAACTACGACTGAAATTTCATAATGCCGCCGACTTTTCGTTGATGGCTGACGATATTCGTTCCAATTTAAACTATCTCATTGGACGTTTTGATGTTGATTCAGATCGAATTGCTCTTATGGGCCACAGCATGGGGGGAGGCATGGTTATCGATGTCGCCTCTGAACTTGGAAAGCAGCAATCAAACATTGTCAAAGCCGTTGTGGCGATTGCTCCTTGGAATGGTGTACACCCAACACCAAGTTCAATTGTCAATGATTCAAATGCCCCTATATTAATTTTTTGTTCAATGACAGATGCGCTCTGCCCTTGCTCAGGAGAAGTACAGTTAAGCGATACTCAGGGTATCTTCACTAAAAAGCTGTCGCCTATCATTCCTCTATTATTTGGACCACAATCTAATCCAACATGGAATGGTGGCTCTATGGCGATACTTAAAAACTCAAAAGATCTAATTTTAATGAATGTAAGCCAAGTCAGTCATCTTTCAATTGCAGGAATAGATCATGGAGATAAAATGCAAAGCTTTGCTGAGTGGGCGCGAAGCGAATATGGTCTTAACTTTAATCGTCCAAGTCGATCATATTCGGATATTCCCACAATGGAGTACTCAGTAGCCTTTTTAAATCAGTTTCTAAATCTTGACGTAAAGAAAGGACAATCCACTCTTGAACAGTCTTCATCAGATTCACGTATCTTGAAAGTTTTGAGGTCAAACTAA
- a CDS encoding DUF4912 domain-containing protein: MQNETFFAMKKLFSKMRLLLKAPFRKIVAKDSSNFECSILSGEINCTWKIRRDTKDLIDRQYNSALFLRMRDISGDGTSASLSVETTTRQNNTKINLPTDGGKVLVELGYKTDGGEFITLEYKIYDFGVKKDETRKYSDWFEVESEGIHQEMYEIASRSRLIGGSEEHLV, encoded by the coding sequence ATGCAAAATGAAACTTTCTTTGCAATGAAAAAGTTGTTTTCTAAGATGCGATTGCTGCTGAAGGCTCCTTTTAGGAAGATTGTAGCGAAAGACTCCTCTAATTTTGAATGCAGTATTCTTTCTGGGGAGATCAACTGTACTTGGAAGATCAGGAGAGACACAAAGGACTTAATAGACAGACAATATAATTCAGCTCTATTCTTAAGAATGCGAGACATCTCTGGAGACGGTACAAGTGCTTCATTATCAGTAGAAACAACAACTAGGCAAAACAATACCAAGATCAATCTCCCCACTGATGGAGGAAAAGTATTAGTGGAGCTGGGCTATAAGACTGATGGAGGCGAATTCATTACTCTAGAATATAAAATATATGACTTTGGAGTCAAAAAAGACGAAACCCGTAAATACTCTGATTGGTTTGAAGTAGAATCAGAAGGCATTCACCAAGAAATGTATGAAATAGCAAGTAGAAGTAGATTAATTGGTGGCTCAGAAGAGCACCTGGTTTGA